The following coding sequences are from one Macaca mulatta isolate MMU2019108-1 chromosome 7, T2T-MMU8v2.0, whole genome shotgun sequence window:
- the SDR39U1 gene encoding epimerase family protein SDR39U1 isoform X5, whose translation MRVLVGGGTGFIGTALSQLLNARGHEVTLVSRQPGPGRITWNETFQKEVLRSRLETTQLLAKAITKAPQPPKAWVLVTGVAYYQPSLTAEYDEDSPGGDFDFFSNLVTKWEAAARLPGDSTRQVVVRSGVVLGRGGGAIGHMLLPFRLGLGGPIGSGHQFFPWIHIGDLAGILTHALEANHVHGVLNGVAPSSATNAEFAQALGAALGHRAFIPVPSTIVQAVFGRERAIMLLEGQNVIPRRTLATGYQYSFPELGAALKEIVA comes from the exons ATGCGTGTGCTTGTGG GTGGCGGGACTGGCTTCATTGGGACAGCCCTAAGCCAGCTGCTGAATGCCAGAGGCCACGAAGTGACGTTGGTCTCCCGACAGCCCGGGCCCGGCCGGATCAC ATGGAATGAAACCTTCCAAAAAGAGGTTCTCCGCAGCCGCCTAGAGACCACCCAATTGCTGGCTAAAGCCATCACCAAAGCCCCACAACCCCCCAAGGCCTGGGTCTTAGTCACAGGTGTAG CTTACTACCAGCCCAGTCTGACTGCGGAGTATGATGAAGACAGCCCAGGAGGGGACTTTGACTTTTTCTCCAACCTCGTAACCAAATGGGAAGCTGCAGCCAGGCTTCCTGGAGATTCTACACGCCAGGTGGTGGTGCGCTCGG GGGTTGTACTGGGCCGTGGGGGTGGTGCCATCGGCCACATGCTGCTGCCCTTTCGGCTGGGCCTGGGGGGCCCCATCGGCTCAGGCCACCAATTCTTCCCCTGGATACACATCGGGGACCTGGCAGGAATCCTGACCCATGCTCTTGAAGCAAACCACGTGCACGGGGTCCTGAATGGAGTGGCTCCATCCTCCGCCACTAATGCTGAGTTTGCCCAGGCTTTGGGTGCTGCCCTGGGCCACCGAGCCTTCATCCCTGTCCCCAGCACTATAGTGCAAGCTGTCTTTGGGCGAGAGCGTGCCATCATGCTGCTGGAGGGCCAGAACGTGATCCCACGGCGAACACTGGCTACTGGCTACCAGTACTCCTTCCCAGAGCTAGGGGCTGCCTTAAAGGAAATTGTAGCCTAA
- the SDR39U1 gene encoding epimerase family protein SDR39U1 isoform X3 translates to MRVLVGGGTGFIGTALSQLLNARGHEVTLVSRQPGPGRITWDELAASGLPSCDAAVNLAGENILNPLRRWNETFQKEVLRSRLETTQLLAKAITKAPQPPKAWVLVTGVAYYQPSLTAEYDEDSPGGDFDFFSNLVTKWEAAARLPGDSTRQVVVRSGVVLGRGGGAIGHMLLPFRLGLGGPIGSGHQFFPWIHIGDLAGILTHALEANHVHGVLNGVAPSSATNAEFAQALGAALGHRAFIPVPSTIVQAVFGRERAIMLLEGQNVIPRRTLATGYQYSFPELGAALKEIVA, encoded by the exons ATGCGTGTGCTTGTGG GTGGCGGGACTGGCTTCATTGGGACAGCCCTAAGCCAGCTGCTGAATGCCAGAGGCCACGAAGTGACGTTGGTCTCCCGACAGCCCGGGCCCGGCCGGATCACGTGG GATGAGCTGGCTGCGTCTGGGCTGCCGAGCTGCGATGCCGCCGTCAACCTGGCCGGAGAGAACATCCTCAACCCTCTCCGAAG ATGGAATGAAACCTTCCAAAAAGAGGTTCTCCGCAGCCGCCTAGAGACCACCCAATTGCTGGCTAAAGCCATCACCAAAGCCCCACAACCCCCCAAGGCCTGGGTCTTAGTCACAGGTGTAG CTTACTACCAGCCCAGTCTGACTGCGGAGTATGATGAAGACAGCCCAGGAGGGGACTTTGACTTTTTCTCCAACCTCGTAACCAAATGGGAAGCTGCAGCCAGGCTTCCTGGAGATTCTACACGCCAGGTGGTGGTGCGCTCGG GGGTTGTACTGGGCCGTGGGGGTGGTGCCATCGGCCACATGCTGCTGCCCTTTCGGCTGGGCCTGGGGGGCCCCATCGGCTCAGGCCACCAATTCTTCCCCTGGATACACATCGGGGACCTGGCAGGAATCCTGACCCATGCTCTTGAAGCAAACCACGTGCACGGGGTCCTGAATGGAGTGGCTCCATCCTCCGCCACTAATGCTGAGTTTGCCCAGGCTTTGGGTGCTGCCCTGGGCCACCGAGCCTTCATCCCTGTCCCCAGCACTATAGTGCAAGCTGTCTTTGGGCGAGAGCGTGCCATCATGCTGCTGGAGGGCCAGAACGTGATCCCACGGCGAACACTGGCTACTGGCTACCAGTACTCCTTCCCAGAGCTAGGGGCTGCCTTAAAGGAAATTGTAGCCTAA
- the SDR39U1 gene encoding epimerase family protein SDR39U1 isoform X7, whose amino-acid sequence MSWLRLGCRAAMPPSTWPERTSSTLSEAYYQPSLTAEYDEDSPGGDFDFFSNLVTKWEAAARLPGDSTRQVVVRSGVVLGRGGGAIGHMLLPFRLGLGGPIGSGHQFFPWIHIGDLAGILTHALEANHVHGVLNGVAPSSATNAEFAQALGAALGHRAFIPVPSTIVQAVFGRERAIMLLEGQNVIPRRTLATGYQYSFPELGAALKEIVA is encoded by the exons ATGAGCTGGCTGCGTCTGGGCTGCCGAGCTGCGATGCCGCCGTCAACCTGGCCGGAGAGAACATCCTCAACCCTCTCCGAAG CTTACTACCAGCCCAGTCTGACTGCGGAGTATGATGAAGACAGCCCAGGAGGGGACTTTGACTTTTTCTCCAACCTCGTAACCAAATGGGAAGCTGCAGCCAGGCTTCCTGGAGATTCTACACGCCAGGTGGTGGTGCGCTCGG GGGTTGTACTGGGCCGTGGGGGTGGTGCCATCGGCCACATGCTGCTGCCCTTTCGGCTGGGCCTGGGGGGCCCCATCGGCTCAGGCCACCAATTCTTCCCCTGGATACACATCGGGGACCTGGCAGGAATCCTGACCCATGCTCTTGAAGCAAACCACGTGCACGGGGTCCTGAATGGAGTGGCTCCATCCTCCGCCACTAATGCTGAGTTTGCCCAGGCTTTGGGTGCTGCCCTGGGCCACCGAGCCTTCATCCCTGTCCCCAGCACTATAGTGCAAGCTGTCTTTGGGCGAGAGCGTGCCATCATGCTGCTGGAGGGCCAGAACGTGATCCCACGGCGAACACTGGCTACTGGCTACCAGTACTCCTTCCCAGAGCTAGGGGCTGCCTTAAAGGAAATTGTAGCCTAA
- the SDR39U1 gene encoding epimerase family protein SDR39U1 isoform X2 gives MRVLVGGGTGFIGTALSQLLNARGHEVTLVSRQPGPGRITWDELAASGLPSCDAAVNLAGENILNPLRRWNETFQKEQPLSLALQPEFLQGRNTSGPGKVQGENIQMALSPNGEILRAKGAYYQPSLTAEYDEDSPGGDFDFFSNLVTKWEAAARLPGDSTRQVVVRSGVVLGRGGGAIGHMLLPFRLGLGGPIGSGHQFFPWIHIGDLAGILTHALEANHVHGVLNGVAPSSATNAEFAQALGAALGHRAFIPVPSTIVQAVFGRERAIMLLEGQNVIPRRTLATGYQYSFPELGAALKEIVA, from the exons ATGCGTGTGCTTGTGG GTGGCGGGACTGGCTTCATTGGGACAGCCCTAAGCCAGCTGCTGAATGCCAGAGGCCACGAAGTGACGTTGGTCTCCCGACAGCCCGGGCCCGGCCGGATCACGTGG GATGAGCTGGCTGCGTCTGGGCTGCCGAGCTGCGATGCCGCCGTCAACCTGGCCGGAGAGAACATCCTCAACCCTCTCCGAAG ATGGAATGAAACCTTCCAAAAAGAG CAGCCTCTAAGTTTAGCCCTGCAACCAGAGTTCCTCCAGGGAAGGAACACTTCAGGTCCTGGAAAAGTTCAAGGGGAAAATATCCAAATGGCTCTGTCTCCAAATGGGGAGATCCTAAGGGCCAAAGGAG CTTACTACCAGCCCAGTCTGACTGCGGAGTATGATGAAGACAGCCCAGGAGGGGACTTTGACTTTTTCTCCAACCTCGTAACCAAATGGGAAGCTGCAGCCAGGCTTCCTGGAGATTCTACACGCCAGGTGGTGGTGCGCTCGG GGGTTGTACTGGGCCGTGGGGGTGGTGCCATCGGCCACATGCTGCTGCCCTTTCGGCTGGGCCTGGGGGGCCCCATCGGCTCAGGCCACCAATTCTTCCCCTGGATACACATCGGGGACCTGGCAGGAATCCTGACCCATGCTCTTGAAGCAAACCACGTGCACGGGGTCCTGAATGGAGTGGCTCCATCCTCCGCCACTAATGCTGAGTTTGCCCAGGCTTTGGGTGCTGCCCTGGGCCACCGAGCCTTCATCCCTGTCCCCAGCACTATAGTGCAAGCTGTCTTTGGGCGAGAGCGTGCCATCATGCTGCTGGAGGGCCAGAACGTGATCCCACGGCGAACACTGGCTACTGGCTACCAGTACTCCTTCCCAGAGCTAGGGGCTGCCTTAAAGGAAATTGTAGCCTAA
- the SDR39U1 gene encoding epimerase family protein SDR39U1 isoform X1, giving the protein MRVLVGGGTGFIGTALSQLLNARGHEVTLVSRQPGPGRITWDELAASGLPSCDAAVNLAGENILNPLRRSAWALKLIPTRAQGGECTTDENLWNETFQKEVLRSRLETTQLLAKAITKAPQPPKAWVLVTGVAYYQPSLTAEYDEDSPGGDFDFFSNLVTKWEAAARLPGDSTRQVVVRSGVVLGRGGGAIGHMLLPFRLGLGGPIGSGHQFFPWIHIGDLAGILTHALEANHVHGVLNGVAPSSATNAEFAQALGAALGHRAFIPVPSTIVQAVFGRERAIMLLEGQNVIPRRTLATGYQYSFPELGAALKEIVA; this is encoded by the exons ATGCGTGTGCTTGTGG GTGGCGGGACTGGCTTCATTGGGACAGCCCTAAGCCAGCTGCTGAATGCCAGAGGCCACGAAGTGACGTTGGTCTCCCGACAGCCCGGGCCCGGCCGGATCACGTGG GATGAGCTGGCTGCGTCTGGGCTGCCGAGCTGCGATGCCGCCGTCAACCTGGCCGGAGAGAACATCCTCAACCCTCTCCGAAGGTCAGCCTGGGCCCTAAAGCTGATACCCACTAGAGCACAGGGAGGAGAGTGTACCACTGATGAGAACCT ATGGAATGAAACCTTCCAAAAAGAGGTTCTCCGCAGCCGCCTAGAGACCACCCAATTGCTGGCTAAAGCCATCACCAAAGCCCCACAACCCCCCAAGGCCTGGGTCTTAGTCACAGGTGTAG CTTACTACCAGCCCAGTCTGACTGCGGAGTATGATGAAGACAGCCCAGGAGGGGACTTTGACTTTTTCTCCAACCTCGTAACCAAATGGGAAGCTGCAGCCAGGCTTCCTGGAGATTCTACACGCCAGGTGGTGGTGCGCTCGG GGGTTGTACTGGGCCGTGGGGGTGGTGCCATCGGCCACATGCTGCTGCCCTTTCGGCTGGGCCTGGGGGGCCCCATCGGCTCAGGCCACCAATTCTTCCCCTGGATACACATCGGGGACCTGGCAGGAATCCTGACCCATGCTCTTGAAGCAAACCACGTGCACGGGGTCCTGAATGGAGTGGCTCCATCCTCCGCCACTAATGCTGAGTTTGCCCAGGCTTTGGGTGCTGCCCTGGGCCACCGAGCCTTCATCCCTGTCCCCAGCACTATAGTGCAAGCTGTCTTTGGGCGAGAGCGTGCCATCATGCTGCTGGAGGGCCAGAACGTGATCCCACGGCGAACACTGGCTACTGGCTACCAGTACTCCTTCCCAGAGCTAGGGGCTGCCTTAAAGGAAATTGTAGCCTAA
- the SDR39U1 gene encoding epimerase family protein SDR39U1 isoform X6, producing the protein MRVLVGGGTGFIGTALSQLLNARGHEVTLVSRQPGPGRITWDELAASGLPSCDAAVNLAGENILNPLRRWNETFQKEVLRSRLETTQLLAKAITKAPQPPKAWVLVTGVAYYQPSLTAEYDEDSPGGDFDFFSNLVTKWEAAARLPGDSTRQVVVRSGILTHALEANHVHGVLNGVAPSSATNAEFAQALGAALGHRAFIPVPSTIVQAVFGRERAIMLLEGQNVIPRRTLATGYQYSFPELGAALKEIVA; encoded by the exons ATGCGTGTGCTTGTGG GTGGCGGGACTGGCTTCATTGGGACAGCCCTAAGCCAGCTGCTGAATGCCAGAGGCCACGAAGTGACGTTGGTCTCCCGACAGCCCGGGCCCGGCCGGATCACGTGG GATGAGCTGGCTGCGTCTGGGCTGCCGAGCTGCGATGCCGCCGTCAACCTGGCCGGAGAGAACATCCTCAACCCTCTCCGAAG ATGGAATGAAACCTTCCAAAAAGAGGTTCTCCGCAGCCGCCTAGAGACCACCCAATTGCTGGCTAAAGCCATCACCAAAGCCCCACAACCCCCCAAGGCCTGGGTCTTAGTCACAGGTGTAG CTTACTACCAGCCCAGTCTGACTGCGGAGTATGATGAAGACAGCCCAGGAGGGGACTTTGACTTTTTCTCCAACCTCGTAACCAAATGGGAAGCTGCAGCCAGGCTTCCTGGAGATTCTACACGCCAGGTGGTGGTGCGCTCGG GAATCCTGACCCATGCTCTTGAAGCAAACCACGTGCACGGGGTCCTGAATGGAGTGGCTCCATCCTCCGCCACTAATGCTGAGTTTGCCCAGGCTTTGGGTGCTGCCCTGGGCCACCGAGCCTTCATCCCTGTCCCCAGCACTATAGTGCAAGCTGTCTTTGGGCGAGAGCGTGCCATCATGCTGCTGGAGGGCCAGAACGTGATCCCACGGCGAACACTGGCTACTGGCTACCAGTACTCCTTCCCAGAGCTAGGGGCTGCCTTAAAGGAAATTGTAGCCTAA
- the SDR39U1 gene encoding epimerase family protein SDR39U1 isoform X4, with translation MRVLVGGGTGFIGTALSQLLNARGHEVTLVSRQPGPGRITWDELAASGLPSCDAAVNLAGENILNPLRRWNETFQKEVLRSRLETTQLLAKAITKAPQPPKAWVLVTAYYQPSLTAEYDEDSPGGDFDFFSNLVTKWEAAARLPGDSTRQVVVRSGVVLGRGGGAIGHMLLPFRLGLGGPIGSGHQFFPWIHIGDLAGILTHALEANHVHGVLNGVAPSSATNAEFAQALGAALGHRAFIPVPSTIVQAVFGRERAIMLLEGQNVIPRRTLATGYQYSFPELGAALKEIVA, from the exons ATGCGTGTGCTTGTGG GTGGCGGGACTGGCTTCATTGGGACAGCCCTAAGCCAGCTGCTGAATGCCAGAGGCCACGAAGTGACGTTGGTCTCCCGACAGCCCGGGCCCGGCCGGATCACGTGG GATGAGCTGGCTGCGTCTGGGCTGCCGAGCTGCGATGCCGCCGTCAACCTGGCCGGAGAGAACATCCTCAACCCTCTCCGAAG ATGGAATGAAACCTTCCAAAAAGAGGTTCTCCGCAGCCGCCTAGAGACCACCCAATTGCTGGCTAAAGCCATCACCAAAGCCCCACAACCCCCCAAGGCCTGGGTCTTAGTCACAG CTTACTACCAGCCCAGTCTGACTGCGGAGTATGATGAAGACAGCCCAGGAGGGGACTTTGACTTTTTCTCCAACCTCGTAACCAAATGGGAAGCTGCAGCCAGGCTTCCTGGAGATTCTACACGCCAGGTGGTGGTGCGCTCGG GGGTTGTACTGGGCCGTGGGGGTGGTGCCATCGGCCACATGCTGCTGCCCTTTCGGCTGGGCCTGGGGGGCCCCATCGGCTCAGGCCACCAATTCTTCCCCTGGATACACATCGGGGACCTGGCAGGAATCCTGACCCATGCTCTTGAAGCAAACCACGTGCACGGGGTCCTGAATGGAGTGGCTCCATCCTCCGCCACTAATGCTGAGTTTGCCCAGGCTTTGGGTGCTGCCCTGGGCCACCGAGCCTTCATCCCTGTCCCCAGCACTATAGTGCAAGCTGTCTTTGGGCGAGAGCGTGCCATCATGCTGCTGGAGGGCCAGAACGTGATCCCACGGCGAACACTGGCTACTGGCTACCAGTACTCCTTCCCAGAGCTAGGGGCTGCCTTAAAGGAAATTGTAGCCTAA